GCGCTGGTGGACCTCGACCTGCCCTACCTCTTGGCGGTGCCCGCAGCGATGGTCGGTGCGGGGCTCGTTGCTTGGGCGCTTCAACGTTGGGTCCTTCGGCGACTACTGGACGAGGACGTTTTCTCCGTCGTCCTCGTCACGTTGGGTTTGTCCCTCATCCTCCGCTCGGCGGTGGCCTTCGTGTTCGGTGTCCGTGAACGAGCCCTTCCGGCTCCTGTGGACACCTACGTCGACGTTGGTCCTGTCAACGTCTGGAGCGTGCACCTGCTTGCCATCGGGGCGACGGTGCTGGTCTTCGCCGCAGTGGGCGCGTTCTATCGTCGCAGCCGGTACGGGCTCGCCATGCGAGCGATGGCTTCGGACCAGGCCGTTGCCCGGTTGATGGGCATCAGCGCCTTCGCGGTCTTCGGACTGTCGTGGCTCATGGCCGGTGGCCTAGCTGCGTTGACTGGTGTCCTGGCCGGTCACACCGTGTTCGTGAGCAACAACCTCGGGTTCGTGGCGATCAGGGCACTGCCCGCTGCGGTCATCGGTGGACTCGACAGCGTCCGAGGTGCACTCCTCGGTGGCCTGCTGCTGGGCGTGGCTGAGCAACTTGCGAGCTTCTACGTCGGGGGTGAGACGCGCGAATTGGCCGCGTTCGCTGCCCTGCTGCTGGTGCTTGTCGTGCGGCCGTACGGGTTGTTCGGCACTCCTGAGATCAAGAGGGTGTGACTGGTCATGGCACGTTCGGGCAACTACCACATCAGGTACGAAGGTGAGCGGGCACTCTGGCCCACGACTGGACGTCGTCTCTGGACGGTCCTCCTGGCCGTCCTACTCGTGGCCTACCCCTTCGTGGCGGGTGAATACTTCGTCCATCTCGCCAACCAGGCACTCATCGTGGTGGTCGGCGCTGTCGGCCTGCAGCTGCTGACGGGGCAGACGGGACTCATTTCGCTCGCGCACGCGGCGTTCATCGCGGTCGGTGGGTATGCGGTCGGTGTTGTCTCGGTGCAAACAGACCTGTCGCTGCTCGCCGGACTGGGGGCGGCGGTCCTGTCCGCGGTTGCGCTGAGCCTCGTCGTCGGCCTTCCGTCCTTGCGGCTGGAGAGCCTCTACCTCGCCATCGCCACAATGGCCTTCCACTTCGCGCTGCTGTTCACCGTGACCCGTTTCGAACTCACGGGAGGGAACTTCGGGCTCCGGTTGGACCAGACCGAACTGTTCGGCTGGACGGTAAACACTCGACGGGAGTTCTACGTCGTGCTCGTGGTCACGGCCGTCGGCGCGGTGCTGATCGCCACCAACCTGCGTCGTTCCAGGACTGGTAGGGCGTGGGGGGCTGTGCGTGACCGCGACTTGGCCGCACAGGCCATGGGGGTCAACCTCGCCCGGTTCAAGCTGTACGCCTTCGCCGTGAGCGGAGCGTACGGGGCGATCGCCGGCGGTCTCTCAACGGCGTACCTCGGCACCACGGGGCCGGACCACTACACCTTTGAGCTCGCCGTGCAGTACTTGGCTATCGTAATCGTCGGTGGCCTGACCTCGCTGCCGGGGACGGTCATGTCGGCGGTACTTCTGTCACTGATGCCCGAGCTGTTGCGACTGGCGACCGGATGGTTGCAAGGCCCGCTGCCGGCGTTGGCTGACAACTTGCTGCTGCTGCAGTCCGGTCTCTATGGCGTGGTGCTCGTCGTGGTCCTGCTCGTCCAACCGGAGGGCCTCAACGGCGTCTGGGTTCGAGTCAAGAGGTGGTGGCTGAACTACCCGTACAGCTATCGCTGACC
The nucleotide sequence above comes from Euzebya pacifica. Encoded proteins:
- a CDS encoding branched-chain amino acid ABC transporter permease, which codes for MRLLQVLADGLSNGSIYAMVALGFVLVYRSTKVLNFAHGELLMVGAYFALVALVDLDLPYLLAVPAAMVGAGLVAWALQRWVLRRLLDEDVFSVVLVTLGLSLILRSAVAFVFGVRERALPAPVDTYVDVGPVNVWSVHLLAIGATVLVFAAVGAFYRRSRYGLAMRAMASDQAVARLMGISAFAVFGLSWLMAGGLAALTGVLAGHTVFVSNNLGFVAIRALPAAVIGGLDSVRGALLGGLLLGVAEQLASFYVGGETRELAAFAALLLVLVVRPYGLFGTPEIKRV
- a CDS encoding branched-chain amino acid ABC transporter permease, which produces MAYPFVAGEYFVHLANQALIVVVGAVGLQLLTGQTGLISLAHAAFIAVGGYAVGVVSVQTDLSLLAGLGAAVLSAVALSLVVGLPSLRLESLYLAIATMAFHFALLFTVTRFELTGGNFGLRLDQTELFGWTVNTRREFYVVLVVTAVGAVLIATNLRRSRTGRAWGAVRDRDLAAQAMGVNLARFKLYAFAVSGAYGAIAGGLSTAYLGTTGPDHYTFELAVQYLAIVIVGGLTSLPGTVMSAVLLSLMPELLRLATGWLQGPLPALADNLLLLQSGLYGVVLVVVLLVQPEGLNGVWVRVKRWWLNYPYSYR